AATGCGTGGTAGCGGACTTGGAAGCGCACTTTTAAAAGAAGTTGTAAAATACGGAAATGATCTTGGCGTAAGAAGAATTTGTTGGGAAGTGTTGGATTGGAATGAACCGGCTATCACATTCTACGAGAAAAAAGGAGCAAACGTAATGCGAGATTGGGATGTGGTGCAGTTAGATGAAAACGGAATCAAAGCATTTTTAGATCTATAATCAGTCTTTTTGATGAATTACAATGGTAAAAAGTTCCGGCCTGTTCAAAATTCTGAGAATGGTGAAACTACACAGGAAACTGTTTTTCATTATAAGCAAAATGGAAACATACTGACTTCCGAATATGCTGGAGGAAAAATAGAAAAAGGGCATCTTATAGGGTTGGTTGATGACCAAGGTTATATAGATATGCGCTATCATCAAGTGAATACAGATGGCGAGTTAATGACCGGTTTATGTTCGTCAATACCAGAGATTACAAAAGAAGGAAAAATAAGATTATATGAAACCTGGCAGTGGACTTCTGGAGACAGATCTAAGGGCACTTCTATTTTAGAAGAACTATAGCTAGGGATTAATAAAAAAATAAGAAATACTTTTTCCGTCAAGCGGAAATAAGAATAAATAGTATAAAAATATGCGAGTATTTAAGTTTGGTGGAGCATCTGTAAAAGATGCGGATGGGGTTAAAAATGTGGTGAACGTATTAAAGCAAACGGGGCATGAGAATACTATTGTAGTAGTATCTGCTATGGGTAAGACCACCAATGCAATGGAAGCCACCGTTAATGCTTATTTTGATGATAAGTCAGCTTTAAAAGCGGCTTTTCAGGAAACGATAGCGTATCATAATACAATTCTTAAAGACCTTTTCTCCAATACGAACCATGAGATTTTTACTCTAGTAAAAGGTTTGTTTGATGAGGTTCAGGGTTTTTTAGCTTGGAATAAATCGCCTAATTATAACTTTGTATATGACCAAGTGGTGGGTTATGGCGAGTTAATATCTACTACCGTACTTAATGCATACCTGAACGAGGTTGGTATTAAAAGTAACTGGGTAGATATTCGTGATTTTATTAAAACAAATGACAGCTATAGAGATGTATCGGTCAATTGGGAAAAAACTCAAGAGCGAATTTCTAAAGGCATCGATAAATCTAAACTGAATATTACACAAGGTTTTTTGGGTAGTGATGATAATAATTTCACCACTACCTTAGGAAGAGAAGGTTCTGATTATACTGCGGCTATATTGGCATACT
This genomic interval from Zobellia roscoffensis contains the following:
- a CDS encoding aspartate kinase gives rise to the protein MRVFKFGGASVKDADGVKNVVNVLKQTGHENTIVVVSAMGKTTNAMEATVNAYFDDKSALKAAFQETIAYHNTILKDLFSNTNHEIFTLVKGLFDEVQGFLAWNKSPNYNFVYDQVVGYGELISTTVLNAYLNEVGIKSNWVDIRDFIKTNDSYRDVSVNWEKTQERISKGIDKSKLNITQGFLGSDDNNFTTTLGREGSDYTAAILAYCLNADSVTIWKDVPGVLNADPRYFSETQLLNNISYREAIELAFYGASVIHPKTLQPLQQKEIPLHVKSFLNPANSGTTVGKGVGIEPKVPCFIVKKNQVLMKLSSLDFSFIVEDSISELFKLFHDHKMKVDLIQNSAISFSVCVDNRFGRLEELLNLLKSRFKVVHHEGVSLYTIRHFNEKAIESLQNGHEVLLEQRGKETLQLVVK
- a CDS encoding n-acetylglutamate synthase, with amino-acid sequence MNYNGKKFRPVQNSENGETTQETVFHYKQNGNILTSEYAGGKIEKGHLIGLVDDQGYIDMRYHQVNTDGELMTGLCSSIPEITKEGKIRLYETWQWTSGDRSKGTSILEEL